The Fulvivirga maritima genome segment AAATTGCTCTTTCTTCGAAAACAAATGGCTTTGAAAAGCTCAGTGAATTTTATACAGAAACGAAACATGAAAACATCATACATCGAGAGACAGGAGGAACGGTTCAAGGAGGATTACGAGAAATTGAAAGAGTACCAGCCGGAGCAATTTTTGATTTTGAAATGGTATATGACGTTTATGAAGATACTGATTACGAGAACCTTAAGTTTATTGCAACTGGCTTAAGATTACTGCAAGATCGCTATTTAGGAGGAAATGGATCACGAGGCTATGGTAAGGTTGTATTTCAGGATGTCAGATTGAAATATCGTACTATTAAAATGTATGAGGATAACGAAGAGGCAAAAAGACTTGATATTGATTTATTAAATGGAAAGTTCGAGGCTTCTAAACTCAAAGAACAAATAAAGTGATCCTCTATAAACTATACCCAAAACCTCCATTCAGTAGATTTAGAACCAGTAATGATGGCTTGGATATAACAGATTACATGATTCATTCTGACACATTGTTCTCTTCGCTAGTGAATGTACATGCTCAGGTTTACGGGAAAGAGGATACTGATGAGTGGGTAAAGGATTTTGAAACGGATCAGTTGAGCATATCGTCTGCTTTTATAGGATTGGAGCAAGAAGGTAAAGTCATTTACTTTTTTCCTAAGCCAACTATGTTAATGGAGCATGAGTTAATCCCTGAACACCGTAAAGCCAGCGCGGCTATGCAGTGGGTAAGCGAAGGGCTTTTACAGAAAATATTGGACCATTATGATTCAGATTCTAGGTGTAGCTTTTTGCAAATAAAGGATTGCGTAAAAAGTAAGGATGGTAAATTCTGGTGTTTGCCAGAAGAGTCAGGATCACTGCCCAACATTGTGACAAAACAAGTAAAGCCTGGTTTGGAGATTGATCGCCAAACCGGAGGTGCTGTAGAAGGCATGCTTTATAATCAAACCGATTGGATGTTGCCTTCGAAAACGAAGGAATGGTACCCGTTTTTATTTGTGTTGGCCAAAGGAGAGCAGCAAAAATTGGCCGCATGCCTGCGATTATTGGCAGATACAGGTATAGGAGGTAAAAGAAGTACCGGAGCAGGACAATTTGAAAGGGTAGAGGTATCTGATTGGTCATGGCAGCAGCCATCAGATAAAGGATTAGAATACCACCTTTCACTGCTCAATCCAGAGGCAAATGAAATGGATAAGCTCAGGTATTACGAGTTAAAAGTGCGTGCCGGACATTATGCAGGCAGGCAGCAAGAACTCATGCCGCATGTAAATATGGTGGGAGAGGGTGCTGTTACCCAACAAGGCACTACTGGCCGATTGGTAAGTCTATCTCAAACGCCTCCGATAATAAGATATGGTAAAAGTTTCACATTAGAATTTTGATGAGATGAGTAAGGAAAAGGATACAAAGGAAATAGTTGATCAGATAGCCGAAAATTACAAAGAACTGGAAAAAAAGGTTGCTAGTGAATTGAGTTTGAAGTTTAATGAACACCATCTAACCACGGGGCACAATCGAGAAGAAATTTGGATGAGCCTTTTCAGGCAAATTATCCCTATGAAATTCGCTATTAGGCAAGGTGTTTTCTTAATAGATTCTCAGGGTAAAGTTTCAAAAGAAGTGGATTTGGCCGTATTCGATGAGCAGTATACACCTTACATTTTCAATTATGGTAAGATTCATTTTATTCCTATTGAAGCGGTGGCCATGGTAGTTCAGTGTAAGAGTAAAACTCTTAAAAATAAGAAGTTAGAAAAATGGTTATGGAGTATAGGTGAATTAAGTACTGAAGAAGGAGGGATCGCTCGCATAGCTACCTGTTTTACCTCTTTGCCTCCAAAAACTCAAAAGAAAACAAGACCTCTTCAGGTTCTATGTCATTTAAGTGATGAGGCACATAAGTCCGACCATTTTGATCTATGCATTTCATCTAGTCCTAAAGGGTTGAAAATTAAATGGAAAGATGGGTTTTCTTCAATTGAAGATATATCAAAAACCTTGAATGGAATAGAAGAAGTTGAAATTGTTAATGAATCACTACAAAATTTAGAAGTTCCTGGGAATACTATTCTTACCTTAATTCTGCAGCTTAACCAGGTTTTGATGCTTATAAACAACCCTATGTTATTTCCGCATTATGCATATGCCAGGTTGTTTCGTGAGAAGCTAAGGGCTGAATGAATTTTATCTAATAAAAGAGGTTCTTCTCTCTGGTTTCTCAACGGAGACATAGCTTCGAAAAAGCCTATACTCACTCAATACATAGATTTCTCCTGCCGTCGAAATG includes the following:
- the csm3 gene encoding type III-A CRISPR-associated RAMP protein Csm3; the encoded protein is MALKAKIIINGKILTKTGLHIGGSKGAIEAGALDSPVIKSAAGVPYIPGSSFKGSLRSAIETSIDTKDILTDKRSKLINDHTHPICIVFGIGAKYTNEVQTKATRLIVRDSFLTHESEIALSSKTNGFEKLSEFYTETKHENIIHRETGGTVQGGLREIERVPAGAIFDFEMVYDVYEDTDYENLKFIATGLRLLQDRYLGGNGSRGYGKVVFQDVRLKYRTIKMYEDNEEAKRLDIDLLNGKFEASKLKEQIK
- the csm4 gene encoding type III-A CRISPR-associated RAMP protein Csm4 — encoded protein: MILYKLYPKPPFSRFRTSNDGLDITDYMIHSDTLFSSLVNVHAQVYGKEDTDEWVKDFETDQLSISSAFIGLEQEGKVIYFFPKPTMLMEHELIPEHRKASAAMQWVSEGLLQKILDHYDSDSRCSFLQIKDCVKSKDGKFWCLPEESGSLPNIVTKQVKPGLEIDRQTGGAVEGMLYNQTDWMLPSKTKEWYPFLFVLAKGEQQKLAACLRLLADTGIGGKRSTGAGQFERVEVSDWSWQQPSDKGLEYHLSLLNPEANEMDKLRYYELKVRAGHYAGRQQELMPHVNMVGEGAVTQQGTTGRLVSLSQTPPIIRYGKSFTLEF
- a CDS encoding DUF6602 domain-containing protein — its product is MSKEKDTKEIVDQIAENYKELEKKVASELSLKFNEHHLTTGHNREEIWMSLFRQIIPMKFAIRQGVFLIDSQGKVSKEVDLAVFDEQYTPYIFNYGKIHFIPIEAVAMVVQCKSKTLKNKKLEKWLWSIGELSTEEGGIARIATCFTSLPPKTQKKTRPLQVLCHLSDEAHKSDHFDLCISSSPKGLKIKWKDGFSSIEDISKTLNGIEEVEIVNESLQNLEVPGNTILTLILQLNQVLMLINNPMLFPHYAYARLFREKLRAE